Proteins found in one Erythrobacter sp. 3-20A1M genomic segment:
- a CDS encoding zinc transporter ZntB, which produces MASRGGNTDGTQGDTPLLFARVLDGKGGGRPIGWDEIQSWQPGPDGAVLWMHLCRTVPGIYEWLQERFAIPEPTAELLTSDATRPRAFREGNALVATLRGINFNPGAEPEDMVSMQVWSDGTRLVTLRRFPLQTPRDVLAAIDKGAGPPDAGAVVTELTEAMVTRMNQSIVDMNDHIDMLEEEDMDDDPEEMLEKIATIRRNCLGLQRHMGPQHVALEAISRDAPPWFEDHDRREIAETIDRLRRYLDDIDVSKESAVVLMDELRTRALASNERATYMLTIVAGIFLPLSFLTGLLGINVGGMPGVENGHAFWWVAGVCGGIGVLLLAIFKKLKWL; this is translated from the coding sequence ATGGCATCACGCGGCGGTAATACCGACGGAACGCAAGGCGACACGCCCCTGCTATTCGCCCGCGTGCTGGACGGGAAGGGTGGTGGCCGCCCGATCGGATGGGACGAAATCCAGAGCTGGCAGCCCGGGCCGGACGGGGCGGTGCTGTGGATGCATCTGTGCCGCACCGTGCCCGGCATTTACGAATGGCTGCAGGAACGGTTCGCCATTCCCGAACCGACGGCGGAGCTGCTGACCAGCGACGCGACGCGGCCGCGTGCCTTTCGCGAAGGCAATGCGCTGGTCGCGACCCTGCGGGGCATCAATTTCAATCCGGGGGCGGAGCCGGAAGACATGGTGTCGATGCAGGTGTGGAGCGACGGCACGCGCCTCGTCACGCTGCGCCGGTTTCCCCTGCAGACCCCGCGCGACGTGCTCGCCGCGATCGACAAGGGGGCGGGTCCACCTGATGCAGGCGCGGTGGTGACGGAGCTAACGGAGGCGATGGTCACGCGCATGAACCAGTCCATCGTCGACATGAACGACCATATCGACATGCTCGAGGAAGAGGACATGGACGACGATCCGGAGGAGATGCTGGAAAAGATCGCCACCATCCGCCGCAACTGCCTGGGCCTGCAACGCCATATGGGGCCGCAGCACGTCGCGCTGGAGGCGATCAGCCGCGACGCGCCCCCGTGGTTCGAGGATCACGACCGGCGCGAGATCGCCGAGACCATCGACCGGCTGCGCCGCTATCTGGACGATATCGACGTGAGCAAGGAAAGCGCGGTGGTGCTGATGGACGAGCTGCGGACCCGCGCGCTCGCCAGCAACGAACGCGCGACCTACATGTTGACGATCGTGGCGGGCATCTTCCTGCCACTCAGTTTCCTGACCGGCCTGCTCGGCATCAATGTGGGCGGGATGCCGGGGGTGGAGAACGGGCATGCGTTCTGGTGGGTCGCGGGCGTGTGCGGCGGGATCGGCGTGCTGCTGCTGGCCATCTTCAAGAAGCTGAAATGGCTTTGA
- a CDS encoding fatty acid desaturase family protein, whose protein sequence is MKQAPEIFRYISRQELAALSRKSDARAFATIGWQALLAIAAFALAIAWPNPLTVLVAIVILGGRIQAFGIITHDCAHGAFFRTPALNRFVGKWVSGAIAHVPLDLYRRYHLDHHRHAGTAEDPDRWMVKSYPVTRASLKRKLIRDVTGQTGFRDLMAEINGFKWSQTGPSVLFHAMLFVALLAAGAPWAYAMWWAARIFVYPATMRLRQISEHGVAKDRDHPDARVNTGTTIPHWWEALLFSPCNVNYHVEHHIFASVPPYRLPALHRLLASRGYYAAHDCIARGFSDVLTRATRPTSA, encoded by the coding sequence ATGAAACAGGCCCCTGAAATCTTTCGCTATATTTCGCGCCAGGAGCTGGCGGCGCTCAGCCGCAAATCCGACGCGCGCGCCTTTGCGACGATCGGCTGGCAGGCGCTGCTGGCGATTGCAGCCTTCGCGCTGGCGATCGCCTGGCCCAATCCGCTGACCGTGCTTGTCGCGATCGTGATCCTGGGTGGGCGAATCCAGGCCTTCGGGATCATCACCCATGATTGCGCGCACGGAGCCTTCTTCCGCACGCCCGCGCTCAACCGCTTCGTCGGCAAGTGGGTCAGCGGCGCGATCGCGCATGTCCCGCTCGATCTCTATCGCCGCTATCATCTCGATCACCACCGGCATGCGGGCACGGCGGAAGATCCGGACCGGTGGATGGTCAAATCCTATCCCGTCACCCGCGCCTCGCTGAAGCGCAAGCTGATCCGCGACGTTACGGGGCAGACGGGATTTCGCGACCTGATGGCGGAGATCAACGGTTTCAAATGGTCGCAGACCGGACCCTCGGTGCTGTTCCATGCGATGCTGTTCGTCGCCCTACTGGCGGCGGGCGCACCGTGGGCCTACGCGATGTGGTGGGCGGCGCGGATCTTCGTCTATCCCGCGACCATGCGCCTGCGGCAGATTTCCGAGCATGGCGTCGCGAAGGACCGCGACCATCCGGATGCGCGGGTCAATACCGGCACCACCATCCCGCATTGGTGGGAAGCGCTGCTGTTCAGCCCGTGCAACGTGAATTACCACGTCGAGCACCACATCTTCGCCAGCGTGCCGCCCTATCGCCTCCCCGCCCTGCACCGCCTACTCGCATCGCGCGGCTATTACGCAGCGCACGATTGCATCGCCCGCGGGTTCAGCGACGTGCTGACGCGCGCGACCAGGCCCACTTCCGCCTGA
- the ruvB gene encoding Holliday junction branch migration DNA helicase RuvB, with protein sequence MTDSAPLHTPDRQPDDPDAALRPKSLREFVGQVAAKENLAVFIAAAKARGEAMDHTLFFGPPGLGKTTLAQIVARELGVGFRATSGPVIAKAGDLAALLTNLEANDVLFIDEIHRLNPVVEEVLYPAMEDRALDIIIGEGPSARSVRIDLPPFTLIGATTRQGLLTTPLRDRFGIPVRLNFYTEAELLRVVTRGAGLLDLAIDEGGAREIARRSRGTPRVAGRLLRRVRDFAHVESDDMVTAKVADAALSRLEVDRLGLDAMDRRYLLMIADIYKGGPVGVETLAAGLAEPRDTIEDVVEPYLIQLGLVARTARGRCLNDRGWQHLERTPPTDTRGGSQASLFDGEP encoded by the coding sequence ATGACCGATTCCGCCCCTCTCCACACGCCCGACCGGCAACCGGACGATCCCGATGCGGCGCTGCGGCCCAAATCCCTGCGCGAGTTCGTCGGGCAGGTGGCGGCGAAGGAGAACCTGGCCGTGTTCATCGCCGCGGCCAAGGCGCGGGGCGAGGCGATGGACCACACGCTGTTCTTCGGCCCCCCGGGGTTGGGCAAGACCACGCTGGCGCAGATCGTGGCGCGCGAGCTGGGCGTGGGCTTTCGCGCCACCAGCGGGCCGGTGATCGCCAAGGCGGGCGATCTCGCCGCGCTGCTGACCAATCTGGAAGCCAACGACGTCCTCTTCATCGACGAGATCCACCGCCTCAATCCGGTGGTGGAGGAGGTGCTCTACCCGGCGATGGAGGACCGCGCGCTCGACATCATCATCGGGGAGGGGCCGTCGGCACGCAGCGTGCGGATCGATCTGCCGCCTTTCACGCTGATCGGCGCGACCACCCGGCAGGGGCTGCTTACCACGCCGCTGCGCGATCGCTTCGGCATCCCGGTCCGGCTGAATTTCTACACCGAGGCGGAATTGCTGCGCGTGGTAACGCGGGGGGCCGGGCTGCTCGACCTGGCGATCGACGAGGGCGGGGCGCGCGAGATCGCGCGGCGTAGCCGGGGGACGCCGCGGGTCGCCGGACGGCTGCTGCGCCGGGTGCGCGACTTCGCCCATGTCGAAAGCGACGACATGGTAACCGCGAAGGTCGCCGATGCGGCGCTGTCGCGGCTGGAGGTCGACCGGCTCGGCCTCGACGCGATGGACCGGCGCTACCTGCTGATGATCGCCGACATCTACAAGGGCGGGCCGGTCGGCGTGGAAACGCTGGCCGCGGGGCTGGCCGAGCCGCGCGACACGATCGAGGATGTGGTCGAACCCTACCTGATCCAGCTCGGCCTGGTGGCGCGCACCGCGCGCGGCCGCTGCCTGAACGATCGCGGGTGGCAGCATCTGGAGCGCACGCCCCCGACCGATACGCGCGGGGGGTCCCAAGCCAGCCTTTTCGACGGCGAGCCCTAG
- a CDS encoding mechanosensitive ion channel — MNYQFDQSMAMSLAQKAIMIVVIIVVTWLLARAAKWAFAKLVDKIAFFRRGTGSGSSLGESLGRIVSLLIWLLGLIGVLQVLDLGGVMQPVTNLLNAIVAFIPNLIGAGLILFIGLMVAGIVRDLVVTTLQTVDFDRWANRAGADNVTGNNAISRTIGVIVYVLIVIPVAILALDALDLESIAGPASDMLRMILDAIPRIIGAAILLGIGYVISRFVVDILKQLMAGFGVDRALGETGLLPEGTLASSIIARVAQIAIILFFAIAATRLLNFPELTAILNEVLALGSRVVFGAVVIGFGFLIANLLARVIGGTEGGSTAATIVRWATIVLFTFMGLQFTGVGEIITETAFTAIVIGIAVAGALAFGLGGRAWAARQLDKWDERTAASPGTAPRRPGSKPTSAPESDEPLPPGA, encoded by the coding sequence ATGAATTACCAATTCGACCAGTCGATGGCGATGAGCCTCGCGCAGAAGGCGATTATGATCGTCGTGATCATCGTCGTCACCTGGCTTCTCGCCAGAGCGGCCAAGTGGGCTTTCGCCAAGCTGGTCGACAAGATCGCGTTCTTTCGCCGCGGGACCGGCTCGGGCAGCAGCCTGGGCGAATCGCTGGGGCGGATCGTCTCGCTGCTGATCTGGCTGCTCGGCCTGATCGGTGTGCTGCAGGTGCTCGACCTTGGCGGCGTGATGCAACCGGTGACCAACCTGCTCAACGCGATTGTGGCCTTCATCCCGAACCTGATCGGGGCGGGCCTGATCCTGTTCATCGGCCTGATGGTGGCAGGGATCGTGCGCGACCTGGTGGTCACGACCCTGCAAACGGTGGATTTCGATCGCTGGGCCAACCGCGCGGGTGCCGACAACGTGACCGGCAACAACGCGATCAGCCGCACGATCGGCGTCATCGTCTATGTCCTGATCGTCATTCCCGTCGCCATCCTGGCGCTCGACGCGCTCGACCTCGAAAGCATCGCGGGACCGGCCAGCGACATGCTGCGCATGATCCTCGACGCGATCCCGCGCATCATCGGCGCCGCGATCCTGCTCGGCATCGGCTATGTCATCAGCCGCTTCGTGGTCGACATCCTGAAGCAGCTCATGGCAGGCTTCGGCGTCGATCGTGCGCTGGGCGAGACCGGTCTGCTGCCCGAGGGCACCCTGGCAAGCAGCATCATCGCACGCGTGGCGCAGATCGCGATCATCCTGTTCTTTGCCATCGCGGCAACACGTCTGCTCAACTTCCCCGAACTGACCGCCATCCTCAACGAGGTGCTGGCGCTCGGCAGCCGGGTGGTGTTCGGCGCGGTGGTGATCGGCTTCGGCTTCCTGATCGCGAACCTGCTGGCGCGGGTGATCGGCGGGACCGAGGGCGGCAGCACCGCCGCGACCATCGTGCGCTGGGCGACGATCGTGCTGTTCACCTTCATGGGGCTGCAATTCACCGGCGTGGGCGAGATCATCACGGAAACCGCCTTCACCGCCATCGTGATCGGCATCGCGGTGGCCGGCGCGCTCGCCTTCGGTCTCGGCGGCCGCGCGTGGGCCGCGCGCCAGCTCGACAAGTGGGACGAACGGACCGCTGCGAGCCCGGGCACCGCGCCGCGCCGCCCCGGGAGCAAGCCCACATCGGCCCCCGAGTCCGACGAGCCGCTGCCGCCGGGGGCCTGA
- a CDS encoding GNAT family N-acetyltransferase, producing the protein MILRPASHADAPALAALGRDSFCAAFEHLYTPGDLATFLREVYSEEVVAREIADPRCTHRLAEGEDALIGFCKLIHPSPYAAHSDAANPIALGQLYTAPGRTGEGIGAALMDWAEAEARERGHDAIQLSVWSENRGAQAFYARYGFAKIADIDFWVGNHRDDEWLLELRL; encoded by the coding sequence ATGATCCTGCGCCCCGCTTCCCATGCAGATGCTCCCGCCCTCGCCGCGCTAGGCCGCGACAGCTTCTGCGCTGCGTTCGAGCATCTCTACACCCCCGGCGACCTCGCCACCTTTCTGCGCGAGGTCTATTCCGAAGAGGTCGTCGCGCGTGAGATCGCCGATCCGCGCTGCACCCATCGGCTGGCGGAAGGCGAGGACGCTCTGATCGGCTTCTGCAAGCTGATCCACCCCAGCCCCTACGCAGCGCATTCCGACGCGGCGAACCCGATCGCGCTGGGTCAGCTCTACACCGCCCCCGGCCGTACCGGAGAGGGGATCGGCGCCGCTCTGATGGACTGGGCCGAGGCCGAGGCGCGCGAGCGCGGTCACGATGCGATCCAGCTATCGGTATGGAGCGAGAACCGCGGGGCGCAGGCGTTCTACGCCCGCTACGGCTTCGCCAAGATCGCCGATATCGATTTCTGGGTCGGCAACCACCGCGACGACGAGTGGCTGCTGGAACTCAGGCTCTGA
- a CDS encoding histone deacetylase translates to MAPPPERGTFKFDKYQLVMRILRESGYPLAEHAPPPCPREWLEAVHDPAYVEQVLTQTVPRERERRIGFPVTAHIAQRVQHTNGGTWLAAQLAMEHGYAANSAGGSHHSLHEGGAGYCVFNDLAVAANRLLAQGDVRRILIVDCDVHQGDGTASLMAGRDDVFTLSLHAEKNFPVRKAQSNRDVPLPDGMGDAAYLEALARHLPEVMDAFAPDLVLYQAGVDPHRDDKLGRLALSDAGLDARDRYVVAEARRRGLPVASALGGGYGADQHEVAGRHARSMLAMAQENARFAPPIASTVASSAPAMNDERWRFHAETSGGSAARASRPR, encoded by the coding sequence ATGGCACCGCCGCCGGAGCGGGGCACGTTCAAGTTCGACAAGTACCAGCTGGTCATGCGCATCTTGCGCGAGAGTGGCTATCCGCTGGCCGAGCACGCGCCGCCGCCCTGCCCACGCGAATGGCTGGAGGCGGTGCATGACCCGGCCTATGTCGAGCAGGTGCTGACCCAGACCGTGCCGCGCGAGCGGGAGCGGCGGATCGGATTCCCGGTGACCGCGCATATTGCGCAGCGCGTGCAGCACACCAATGGCGGCACCTGGCTCGCGGCGCAGCTGGCGATGGAACACGGCTACGCCGCCAACAGTGCGGGCGGCAGCCACCACTCGCTGCACGAAGGCGGGGCCGGTTACTGCGTCTTCAACGACCTTGCGGTGGCGGCCAACCGGCTGCTGGCACAGGGTGATGTGCGGCGCATCCTGATCGTCGATTGCGATGTTCACCAGGGCGACGGCACCGCCAGTCTGATGGCCGGGCGCGACGACGTCTTCACTCTCTCGCTGCACGCCGAAAAGAACTTCCCCGTCCGCAAGGCGCAATCGAACCGCGACGTGCCGCTGCCGGACGGGATGGGGGACGCAGCCTATCTTGAGGCACTGGCACGGCATCTGCCCGAGGTGATGGACGCGTTCGCGCCCGACCTCGTGCTCTATCAGGCCGGGGTCGATCCGCACCGCGACGACAAGCTCGGCCGGCTCGCGCTGAGCGATGCGGGCCTGGACGCGCGCGACCGCTATGTCGTGGCCGAGGCGCGTCGGCGCGGCCTGCCGGTCGCGAGCGCGCTCGGCGGCGGATACGGCGCGGACCAGCATGAGGTGGCGGGTCGCCATGCCCGATCCATGCTCGCCATGGCGCAAGAGAATGCACGGTTCGCTCCACCGATCGCAAGCACCGTGGCGAGCAGCGCGCCTGCGATGAACGACGAACGGTGGCGCTTCCACGCCGAAACCTCGGGAGGCAGTGCCGCTCGCGCTTCAAGGCCCCGTTAA
- a CDS encoding L,D-transpeptidase family protein: MPRTLSLSLLLAGASFAFTAPGQAQSADPANLLPQERAPAAAPKTPAQADSQDPDYDRPTVDSAFAAYSDPVVQKVDPLIQHWSAAQARSLVSLIESIGKEGLEPSDYDLAGLRAAIDAGDGAALDDAASQRFVWLIEDMRDGRTPMAARKQWFVVDPDPDRYPTGTVMATALKSDDLAAALKSVAPVHPDYAVLKAELAKAKPGSDRARLVRANMDRWRWLARDLGSQYLITNVPEFQLRLKVGDKIVRTYKTVVGKPGRTATPQLAEQVEGVILNPTWTVPQSIVKGEGLGTKVLNNPGWARNAGYKATRGENGYISVVQQPGPGNSLGLMKLDMPNPHAIFLHDTPARQLFNQSDRALSHGCIRTERASELALTLAILQAGLTAEEGVEKLTSGEYTRVAFQKSMPVYITYFTMATNIDGKLAKFDDIYDRDAPVIASFDQPRVANRARKTSEEVVEIVDDLKT; the protein is encoded by the coding sequence ATGCCCAGAACCCTTTCCCTCTCGCTGCTCCTCGCCGGGGCGAGCTTCGCCTTCACGGCTCCCGGTCAAGCGCAGTCCGCCGACCCGGCCAATCTGCTGCCGCAGGAGCGCGCGCCCGCCGCTGCGCCGAAGACGCCTGCGCAGGCAGATTCGCAGGACCCGGATTATGACCGCCCTACGGTCGACTCGGCGTTCGCGGCCTACAGCGATCCGGTCGTGCAGAAGGTCGATCCCCTGATCCAGCACTGGAGCGCTGCTCAGGCGCGCTCGCTGGTGTCGTTGATCGAGTCGATCGGCAAAGAGGGTCTCGAACCTTCCGATTACGATCTAGCTGGGCTGCGGGCCGCGATCGATGCGGGGGATGGGGCGGCGCTGGACGATGCGGCCAGCCAGCGCTTCGTGTGGTTGATCGAGGACATGCGCGACGGCCGCACGCCGATGGCGGCGCGCAAGCAGTGGTTCGTCGTCGATCCCGACCCCGATCGCTATCCGACCGGGACGGTCATGGCGACGGCACTGAAAAGCGACGACCTGGCCGCTGCGCTGAAGTCCGTTGCGCCGGTTCACCCCGATTACGCGGTACTGAAGGCGGAGCTGGCGAAGGCGAAGCCGGGCTCCGACCGAGCGCGGCTGGTGCGCGCGAACATGGATCGCTGGCGCTGGCTGGCGCGCGATCTGGGCTCGCAGTATCTCATCACCAACGTGCCGGAGTTCCAGCTGCGCCTGAAGGTCGGCGACAAGATCGTGCGGACGTACAAGACCGTGGTCGGAAAACCCGGTCGGACCGCGACCCCGCAACTTGCCGAGCAGGTCGAAGGTGTGATCCTCAACCCCACCTGGACCGTGCCGCAATCGATCGTAAAGGGCGAAGGATTGGGCACCAAGGTGCTCAACAATCCCGGCTGGGCGCGCAATGCGGGCTACAAGGCGACCCGGGGCGAGAACGGCTATATCAGCGTGGTGCAGCAGCCGGGGCCGGGCAATTCGCTGGGCCTGATGAAGCTCGACATGCCCAATCCGCATGCGATCTTCCTCCACGACACCCCCGCGCGCCAGCTCTTCAACCAGAGCGATCGGGCGCTGTCGCACGGCTGCATCCGCACCGAGCGGGCGAGCGAGCTCGCGTTGACGCTGGCCATCCTGCAGGCCGGCCTGACCGCGGAAGAGGGTGTGGAGAAGCTGACTTCGGGCGAATACACCCGGGTTGCGTTCCAGAAGAGCATGCCGGTCTACATCACCTATTTCACCATGGCGACGAACATCGATGGCAAGCTGGCGAAGTTCGACGACATCTACGACCGCGACGCGCCGGTCATCGCTTCCTTCGATCAGCCGCGCGTGGCCAACCGGGCGCGCAAGACGAGCGAGGAAGTGGTGGAGATCGTGGACGACCTGAAGACCTGA
- a CDS encoding murein L,D-transpeptidase catalytic domain-containing protein — MKRRDLLKSSLAVGAASLLPGRVFAQPIAGNVRDRQLAEIAKRELAKAGSVIWRPDIVGIADFGLHSSQRRFHFVDLERGEVRSHYVAHGMGSDPEHDGWLNTFSNREGSNQTSRGAFITWEWYKGRYGTSIRLGGLDSTNSNALERYIVMHRASYAEPEHIARYGKLGRSNGCFAMGEAEFKQALLNLSGGRLLYSERLGLAEDGSTAASPTEEGPRLILPGEPTDMQRYNPGAY; from the coding sequence ATGAAGCGTCGCGATCTCCTCAAATCATCTCTCGCGGTCGGTGCGGCAAGCCTGCTGCCCGGGCGGGTCTTCGCTCAACCGATCGCGGGTAACGTGCGCGACCGGCAACTGGCCGAGATCGCCAAGCGCGAACTCGCCAAGGCCGGCAGTGTGATCTGGCGCCCCGATATCGTCGGCATTGCCGATTTCGGGCTGCATTCCTCCCAGCGCCGGTTCCACTTCGTCGATCTCGAACGCGGCGAAGTGCGCTCGCATTACGTCGCCCACGGCATGGGCTCCGATCCGGAGCACGATGGCTGGCTCAACACCTTCTCCAACCGGGAAGGCTCCAACCAGACCAGCCGGGGCGCGTTCATCACCTGGGAATGGTACAAGGGCCGCTACGGCACCTCGATTCGGCTGGGCGGACTCGATTCGACGAATTCCAACGCGCTCGAGCGTTACATCGTGATGCACCGCGCATCCTATGCCGAGCCCGAACACATCGCGCGCTACGGCAAGCTGGGACGGTCGAACGGCTGCTTCGCCATGGGCGAGGCGGAGTTCAAGCAGGCCCTGCTCAACCTGTCCGGCGGGCGGCTGCTCTATTCCGAGCGCCTCGGCTTGGCGGAAGACGGTTCCACCGCCGCGTCGCCGACGGAGGAAGGCCCGCGCCTGATCCTGCCGGGCGAACCGACCGATATGCAGCGCTACAACCCCGGGGCCTACTGA
- a CDS encoding DUF924 family protein — protein sequence MALRADRRWAAELLQVWFHALEPADHFRQSDAVDAMLRRRFARDWAALYTQPAESFARSPGDALGAVLLFDQVPRNLFRDSATAFATDPLARAIAKTAMARGFDRGMEKAERQFLYMPLMHSEQIADQLLSLRLFTQLGRGFGMPFARSHYRMIARFGRFPHRNAVLGRQSTAAEERAVAAGNDW from the coding sequence ATGGCTTTGAGAGCCGATCGGCGCTGGGCGGCAGAGCTGCTGCAGGTGTGGTTCCACGCGCTGGAGCCGGCCGACCATTTCCGGCAGTCGGACGCGGTCGATGCGATGCTGCGCCGCCGTTTCGCGCGCGACTGGGCGGCGCTCTACACGCAACCTGCGGAAAGCTTCGCGCGCTCCCCCGGCGATGCGCTGGGCGCGGTGCTGCTGTTCGATCAGGTCCCGCGCAACCTGTTTCGCGATTCGGCCACCGCCTTCGCCACGGATCCGCTAGCCCGCGCCATTGCGAAGACCGCCATGGCGCGCGGGTTCGACCGGGGGATGGAGAAGGCGGAGCGGCAGTTTCTCTACATGCCGCTGATGCATAGCGAGCAGATTGCCGACCAGCTCTTATCGTTACGGCTGTTCACGCAGCTCGGGCGCGGCTTCGGCATGCCCTTCGCGCGCAGCCATTATCGCATGATCGCCCGGTTCGGTCGTTTCCCGCATCGCAATGCGGTGTTGGGAAGGCAGAGCACCGCGGCGGAAGAGCGCGCCGTTGCCGCGGGCAACGACTGGTAA
- a CDS encoding DMT family transporter, translating to MGREHPLLPILAAFAGIGLLALMDAFMKGAALALGAYSASLLRSAFALVFALPVWLATGARRPPAPVLRIHLLRGVVASIMALAFFYALTKLPIAETIAISFVAPLVALWLAAIMLGETIHRRAIWAAVLGLIGTLIIVGGRIGQERMTPDAAMGLAAILFSALLYAWNLVLMRRQATLAPPLEVTVFHAGMGVIVLGLFAPWLFELATPAAIPGVAIAGALTACGSLVLAWAYARAEAQILVPIEYSGFLWASLFGWLFFAEIVRGTTILGAMLIVVGCWIGARRNEPEQARV from the coding sequence ATGGGCCGCGAGCATCCCCTTCTGCCGATCCTCGCCGCCTTCGCGGGGATCGGGCTGCTTGCCCTGATGGATGCCTTTATGAAAGGTGCGGCCTTGGCCCTGGGGGCCTACAGTGCCAGCCTGTTGCGCTCGGCCTTCGCGCTGGTCTTCGCCCTTCCTGTATGGCTGGCGACGGGCGCGCGCAGGCCGCCTGCGCCGGTGTTGCGTATCCACCTGCTGCGCGGCGTGGTCGCATCGATCATGGCGCTGGCGTTCTTCTATGCGCTGACCAAGCTGCCGATCGCGGAAACTATCGCGATATCCTTCGTCGCACCGCTCGTCGCACTCTGGCTTGCCGCGATCATGCTCGGGGAGACCATCCACCGCCGCGCGATTTGGGCGGCAGTGCTGGGTCTCATCGGTACGCTGATCATCGTGGGCGGGCGGATCGGGCAGGAAAGGATGACGCCCGACGCGGCGATGGGTCTAGCAGCAATCCTGTTTTCGGCGCTGCTCTATGCATGGAATCTCGTGCTCATGCGCCGTCAGGCCACGCTGGCGCCGCCGCTGGAGGTGACGGTGTTCCACGCCGGCATGGGAGTGATCGTGCTGGGCCTGTTCGCACCGTGGCTGTTCGAGCTTGCCACACCGGCCGCGATACCGGGCGTCGCCATCGCAGGTGCCCTCACCGCGTGCGGATCGCTGGTGCTCGCCTGGGCCTACGCGCGGGCCGAGGCGCAGATCCTGGTGCCGATCGAATATTCCGGCTTTCTGTGGGCATCCCTGTTCGGCTGGCTCTTCTTCGCGGAGATCGTGCGCGGCACCACCATCCTCGGCGCGATGCTGATCGTGGTCGGCTGCTGGATCGGGGCCCGGCGAAACGAGCCCGAACAGGCCCGGGTTTAG
- the ispG gene encoding flavodoxin-dependent (E)-4-hydroxy-3-methylbut-2-enyl-diphosphate synthase: MDTIRPWRTIERRKCRQIMVGSVPVGGDAPITVQTMTNTPTEDVGATIDQIRRCEDAGADIIRVSCPTEEATAHFDQITRASNIPIVADIHFHYKRALEAADKGAACLRINPGNIGSSDRVAEVVRAAKANGCAIRIGVNAGSLEKDLLEKYGEPCPEALVESALDHIKLLQDHDFHEFKVAVKASDVFLAVAAYQALGEAVDCPLHLGITEAGGLIGGTVKSSIGMGNLLWAGIGDTIRVSLSAEPEDEVRVGFEMLKALGLRTRGVRVVSCPSCARQGFDVIRTVQALEDRLQHIKTPLSLSVLGCVVNGPGEARETDIGLTGGGNGKHMVYLSGVKDHHIENADMLDHIVQLVEERAAAIEAESTDAGEAEPVAAE, translated from the coding sequence ATCGACACCATTCGCCCCTGGCGCACCATCGAACGCCGCAAGTGCCGCCAGATCATGGTCGGCAGCGTTCCCGTGGGCGGCGATGCGCCGATCACGGTGCAGACCATGACCAACACCCCGACAGAGGATGTCGGCGCGACCATTGACCAGATCCGCCGGTGCGAGGATGCGGGCGCGGACATCATCCGAGTCTCCTGCCCGACCGAGGAGGCGACCGCGCATTTCGACCAGATCACGCGCGCGTCGAACATCCCGATCGTCGCCGACATCCACTTCCACTACAAACGCGCGCTGGAGGCGGCGGACAAGGGCGCGGCCTGCCTGCGGATCAATCCTGGCAATATCGGTTCGTCCGATCGCGTGGCGGAGGTGGTGCGCGCCGCGAAGGCGAACGGCTGCGCCATCCGCATCGGCGTGAACGCGGGTAGCCTCGAGAAGGATCTGCTGGAAAAATACGGGGAACCGTGTCCCGAGGCGCTGGTCGAAAGCGCACTCGACCATATCAAGCTACTCCAGGATCACGACTTCCACGAATTCAAGGTGGCAGTGAAAGCCAGCGACGTGTTCCTGGCGGTCGCGGCCTACCAGGCGCTGGGCGAAGCGGTCGATTGCCCGCTGCACCTGGGCATAACCGAGGCTGGGGGGCTGATCGGCGGCACGGTCAAATCCTCCATCGGCATGGGCAATCTGCTGTGGGCCGGCATCGGCGACACGATCCGCGTCAGCCTCTCGGCCGAGCCGGAGGACGAGGTTCGCGTCGGCTTCGAGATGCTGAAGGCGCTGGGCCTGCGCACCCGCGGCGTGCGGGTCGTCTCCTGCCCCAGCTGCGCGCGCCAGGGCTTCGACGTGATCCGCACCGTCCAGGCGCTGGAGGACCGGCTGCAGCATATCAAGACGCCGCTGTCGCTGTCCGTCCTCGGCTGTGTGGTCAACGGCCCGGGCGAGGCGCGCGAGACGGATATCGGGCTGACCGGCGGCGGCAACGGCAAGCACATGGTTTACCTGTCGGGCGTGAAGGATCATCATATCGAGAACGCCGACATGCTCGACCACATCGTGCAGCTGGTCGAGGAACGCGCCGCCGCCATCGAGGCGGAATCGACCGACGCGGGCGAAGCCGAGCCGGTGGCGGCGGAGTGA